From Streptomyces sp. 6-11-2, one genomic window encodes:
- a CDS encoding LCP family protein, whose amino-acid sequence MLRVVVWTVSSALLLGCGATWYAYHTLISGLTTSDALDAVRKKAPPRLDDAVNLLLIGLDSRKDMNGNDLPRKFVQRELHAGSSSIGYYNTNTLILMHIPAGGGRVQAFSIPRDDYVQTLNGDGSVQGHYKIKEAYANAYTGAHDRYARQGVEGAELEARSREAGREATLATVQDFSGVPIDHFAEVNLLGFYDIAKVLQPITVCLNHPVQDRYSGADFPAGVQRLNARQALAFVRQRHGLDAGDLDRTRRQQAFISSVTHQLKSQGVWSSPSKLQGLFGTVKKDIVLDTSWNVLDFAQQATNLTGGNVVFHTLPIEGFATRNGQDVNLVDPAKIKAMVRQEFGATPSPTDGAAGTAAAAPATVDVRNGNGAEGEASAALSYLAELGYTAGTTGNVAAQPATTVVYGPGAQQAAQQIAGHFNAAAPAAGSAVPAGHVLVTLGESYALPSRQAPSPAATEPSSSSPADSGPAVKAGGVPCVN is encoded by the coding sequence ATGCTGCGCGTGGTGGTGTGGACGGTGTCGTCGGCCCTGCTGCTGGGATGCGGAGCGACCTGGTACGCGTACCACACCCTGATCAGTGGGCTCACGACGTCCGACGCGCTGGACGCGGTGCGCAAGAAGGCGCCTCCGCGCCTGGACGACGCCGTGAACCTGCTGCTGATCGGTCTGGATTCGCGCAAGGACATGAACGGCAACGACCTGCCCCGGAAGTTCGTGCAGCGCGAACTGCACGCCGGGTCCAGCAGTATCGGCTACTACAACACCAACACCCTGATCCTCATGCACATCCCGGCCGGCGGCGGCAGGGTCCAGGCGTTCTCCATACCCCGCGACGACTACGTGCAGACCCTCAACGGCGACGGGTCCGTACAGGGCCACTACAAGATCAAGGAAGCGTACGCCAACGCCTACACCGGCGCCCACGACAGGTACGCCCGGCAGGGGGTCGAGGGCGCCGAGCTGGAGGCCAGGAGCCGTGAGGCCGGACGCGAGGCGACGCTGGCGACGGTGCAGGACTTCAGCGGCGTGCCCATTGACCACTTCGCCGAGGTCAACCTGCTGGGTTTCTACGACATCGCCAAGGTCCTGCAGCCCATCACGGTGTGCCTCAACCACCCGGTTCAGGACCGCTATTCGGGAGCGGACTTCCCGGCGGGCGTGCAGCGGCTGAACGCCCGGCAGGCCCTGGCCTTCGTGCGCCAGCGGCATGGCCTGGACGCCGGGGACCTGGACCGCACCCGCCGGCAGCAGGCATTCATCTCCAGCGTCACCCACCAGCTCAAGAGCCAGGGAGTGTGGAGCAGCCCGTCCAAGCTCCAGGGACTGTTCGGCACGGTGAAGAAGGACATCGTCCTCGACACCTCCTGGAACGTCCTCGACTTCGCCCAGCAGGCCACCAACCTCACCGGCGGGAACGTCGTGTTCCACACCCTGCCCATCGAGGGCTTCGCGACCCGCAACGGCCAGGACGTCAACCTGGTCGACCCGGCGAAGATCAAGGCGATGGTGCGACAGGAGTTCGGTGCGACCCCGTCGCCGACCGATGGCGCGGCGGGCACCGCCGCGGCAGCGCCCGCCACCGTCGACGTACGCAACGGAAACGGCGCCGAGGGCGAAGCCTCCGCCGCGCTGTCCTACCTGGCCGAGCTCGGATACACGGCCGGCACGACCGGCAACGTGGCCGCGCAGCCCGCCACCACCGTCGTCTACGGACCCGGTGCGCAGCAGGCGGCGCAGCAGATCGCCGGCCACTTCAACGCCGCTGCCCCGGCTGCCGGTTCTGCCGTGCCGGCCGGACATGTCCTGGTCACCCTGGGTGAGAGCTACGCGCTGCCCAGCCGGCAGGCGCCGTCACCCGCCGCCACGGAGCCGAGCTCGTCGTCTCCCGCCGACTCGGGCCCCGCTGTGAAGGCGGGTGGGGTGCCGTGCGTCAACTGA